The following proteins come from a genomic window of Flavobacteriaceae bacterium MAR_2010_188:
- a CDS encoding Adenine deaminase: MKIKGQIVDILKREIFSGEVTITDGKIYKIERVEHSEQNYILPGFIDAHIHIESSMLVPSEFAIIAIKHGTVATISDPHEIANVLGMQGVQFMIENGNTVPFKFNFGAPSCVPATTFETAGAILDSNDIKELLAKPEIKYLAEMMNYPGVLFDDEEVVKKLKWAKHYNKPVDGHAPGVLGDKISKYIDSGITSDHECCSAEEAKEKLEKGMKILIREGSAAKNFEALIGLLDEHCEHMMFCSDDKHPDELLLGHINTLCKRAVAKGIDVFKVLKVACLNPIQHYNLDVGSLKQGDAADFIVVEDLKDFKTLQTYIDGQLVFDAGKSLIKTQNFEILNNFNCNKKSPKDFQFKSTSKFHRVIEAVDGELITNMSVSADCLKDGEICPDFENDILKMAVVNRYSDQLPAVCLIKNFGLKQGAIASSVAHDSHNIIAVGTSDEELCAAVNLIIENKGGISTVNQYSKTILELPIAGIMSDQNAATVGNKYNELDKIAKQFGSKLSAPFMTLSFMALLVIPKLKLSDKGLFDADKFEFISLDKID; the protein is encoded by the coding sequence TTGAAGATTAAAGGACAGATTGTAGATATTTTAAAACGCGAGATATTTTCAGGAGAAGTTACCATTACCGATGGAAAAATTTACAAGATAGAGCGTGTAGAGCACAGCGAGCAGAATTACATCTTGCCTGGCTTTATCGACGCCCACATTCACATAGAAAGCTCGATGTTAGTTCCTTCGGAGTTCGCAATAATTGCCATAAAACACGGAACGGTCGCTACCATTTCTGACCCACATGAAATCGCCAATGTTTTAGGAATGCAAGGTGTTCAATTTATGATCGAAAACGGAAATACCGTCCCCTTCAAATTTAATTTCGGCGCTCCTTCTTGCGTTCCCGCTACGACTTTTGAGACCGCTGGAGCCATTCTGGATTCAAATGACATCAAAGAACTTTTGGCTAAGCCAGAGATTAAGTATTTGGCAGAAATGATGAATTATCCTGGAGTGTTATTCGATGATGAAGAAGTCGTAAAAAAGTTGAAGTGGGCAAAGCATTATAACAAACCGGTCGATGGTCATGCACCGGGCGTTCTGGGAGATAAGATTTCAAAATATATTGACTCTGGAATAACCTCGGACCATGAATGTTGTTCTGCGGAAGAGGCCAAAGAAAAGTTAGAAAAGGGAATGAAAATCCTGATTCGTGAAGGAAGTGCGGCAAAGAATTTTGAAGCGCTCATTGGTTTGTTGGACGAGCATTGTGAACATATGATGTTCTGTAGTGACGATAAGCACCCTGATGAGCTATTGCTTGGCCATATAAATACACTTTGTAAACGAGCCGTTGCTAAGGGGATTGATGTGTTTAAAGTGCTCAAGGTCGCTTGTCTTAATCCGATTCAGCATTATAATCTAGATGTTGGCAGCCTTAAACAAGGGGACGCTGCGGATTTTATTGTGGTGGAAGATTTGAAGGATTTTAAAACGCTTCAAACGTACATCGATGGACAATTGGTTTTTGATGCTGGCAAAAGTCTGATAAAAACTCAAAACTTTGAAATACTCAATAATTTCAACTGTAATAAAAAATCACCAAAGGATTTTCAGTTTAAGTCTACTTCAAAATTTCATCGCGTTATCGAGGCTGTAGATGGGGAACTGATTACAAATATGTCGGTCTCGGCAGATTGCCTAAAAGATGGGGAAATCTGTCCTGATTTTGAAAATGATATTCTCAAAATGGCAGTGGTAAATCGTTATTCCGACCAGCTGCCTGCGGTTTGTTTAATAAAGAATTTTGGATTGAAACAAGGAGCAATTGCATCGTCTGTGGCTCACGATTCCCATAACATAATTGCGGTTGGCACAAGTGATGAAGAGCTTTGTGCTGCAGTTAATTTAATTATTGAAAACAAAGGAGGTATTTCTACTGTTAATCAATATTCTAAAACTATTTTAGAGTTGCCAATTGCTGGGATAATGAGCGACCAAAATGCTGCGACGGTTGGAAATAAATACAATGAGTTAGACAAGATTGCCAAGCAATTTGGCTCAAAATTATCCGCTCCATTTATGACCTTATCTTTTATGGCGTTATTGGTGATTCCAAAATTGAAGCTAAGTGATAAAGGGCTATTCGACGCCGATAAGTTTGAATTTATTTCTCTAGATAAAATTGATTAA
- a CDS encoding tRNA(Ile)-lysidine synthase has protein sequence MLENFKSHIEQNLYFLSDKKLLIANSSGLDSIVLTNLCVNAGLTVSLAHCNFNLRGKESDGDEEFIMDLGEELDLEVFVQHFDTKAYAKENKLSTQEAARNLRYQWFADLAKALNFDFILTAHHLDDNLETFLINFSRGTGLDGLTGIPEINGNIVRPLLPFSREQIEVYAIENNFKWREDSSNATTDYLRNKVRHDIIPTLKNITPQLLANFQNTTSHLKEIRDIVDDRIDEISDLIIEEIDEYSLHFNSEEILKLNNPKAYLYQILKEYKFTEWNDVYDLLEAQSGKIIYSEKYRLLKDRKYIILSEKKSSDNVQDFVISEDLNEVNFGNATLIFSIADSINEPSQNSLHADFDTLNFPLKLRRWQEGDYFYPLGLGGKKKLSKFFKDEKFSKIEKEESWLMTSQGNIVWVLGHRMDERFKVTSKTKQILKADFLLNNLKSED, from the coding sequence GTGCTAGAAAATTTCAAAAGTCATATTGAGCAAAACCTTTACTTTTTAAGTGATAAAAAGTTATTGATTGCCAATTCTTCCGGCTTAGATAGCATAGTGCTCACAAATCTATGTGTCAATGCTGGACTTACTGTTTCCTTAGCCCACTGTAATTTTAATCTTAGGGGAAAAGAAAGTGATGGCGATGAAGAATTTATCATGGATCTTGGAGAAGAACTCGATTTAGAAGTCTTTGTTCAGCATTTTGATACCAAAGCATACGCCAAAGAAAACAAACTCTCAACCCAAGAAGCAGCCAGAAATTTAAGATACCAATGGTTTGCTGACTTAGCAAAGGCCTTAAATTTTGATTTTATTTTGACCGCACATCATCTAGATGATAATTTAGAGACGTTCCTTATCAACTTTTCGAGGGGAACCGGCTTGGACGGATTAACCGGAATCCCAGAAATTAACGGAAATATTGTACGGCCCCTTCTTCCATTTTCAAGGGAACAAATTGAAGTTTATGCCATCGAAAATAATTTTAAATGGAGAGAAGATAGTAGCAATGCAACGACTGATTATTTAAGAAATAAAGTTCGGCATGATATTATTCCCACCTTAAAAAATATCACACCACAGTTGTTGGCGAATTTCCAAAACACAACTTCTCATTTAAAGGAAATTAGAGATATTGTAGACGATAGAATAGACGAAATTTCAGACTTAATTATTGAGGAGATTGATGAATATTCGCTTCATTTTAATAGTGAAGAAATACTTAAATTGAATAACCCTAAAGCATATTTATATCAGATACTTAAGGAGTATAAATTTACTGAGTGGAATGATGTTTATGATTTACTGGAAGCACAAAGTGGAAAAATAATTTATTCCGAAAAGTACCGACTTTTAAAAGATAGAAAATATATTATACTTAGTGAGAAAAAGTCGTCGGATAATGTCCAAGATTTTGTAATTTCTGAAGACCTAAATGAAGTTAATTTTGGGAATGCAACTTTGATTTTTTCTATAGCAGACTCCATTAATGAGCCTTCGCAAAATAGTCTTCATGCCGATTTCGATACCTTGAATTTTCCCCTGAAATTGAGACGATGGCAAGAAGGGGATTATTTTTATCCATTAGGGTTAGGAGGCAAGAAAAAGCTGAGTAAATTTTTTAAGGACGAAAAGTTTTCAAAGATTGAAAAGGAGGAAAGCTGGTTAATGACCTCGCAAGGTAATATTGTTTGGGTACTAGGACATCGGATGGACGAAAGATTTAAAGTGACATCAAAAACAAAACAGATATTAAAAGCAGACTTTTTGCTGAACAATTTAAAAAGCGAAGATTGA
- a CDS encoding para-aminobenzoate synthetase component 1: MRINQSQHIARPEQYKKKLLLWAQSSGRHIWLDSNGHQDKYSKYEAVLAVGAHSEIQADQTTFDSLQDFRNKTNDYIFGYLSYDLKNELEDLKSNNLDELDFPQLYFFQPKKIFFIQGKTLTASYLKDYQSEIAEDLSAISNYIFPLKEGHKQEPIKIKMRIFKDEYFKKLEQMLFHIHRGDIYEANLCQEFYAENYNLDPVNTFFKLTEISEAPFSAYLKLEDKYVISASPERYLQRVGTQVISQPIKGTARRSNNPEEDQKLKNQLSEDEKELSENIMIVDMVRNDLSQTSIKGSVKVEELCKVYSYKQVHQMISTISSQVHPDADSVEIIKSTFPMGSMTGAPKISAMKIIEQLEETKRGLYSGAIGYFEPNGDFDFNVVIRSILYNKTKKYVSFSVGSAITAKSDADKEYEECLIKAKAMRDVLEGN, translated from the coding sequence TTGAGAATAAACCAAAGCCAGCATATCGCTAGGCCTGAGCAATATAAAAAAAAATTGTTGCTTTGGGCCCAAAGTTCTGGGCGGCATATTTGGCTCGATTCTAATGGTCACCAAGATAAATATTCAAAATACGAAGCGGTGCTGGCAGTTGGCGCACATTCTGAAATACAAGCTGACCAAACTACTTTTGACTCCTTGCAGGATTTTCGAAATAAAACCAATGATTATATTTTCGGATACCTTTCTTATGACCTTAAAAATGAACTTGAAGATTTGAAATCCAATAATCTAGATGAACTAGACTTTCCTCAACTCTACTTTTTTCAGCCCAAAAAAATATTTTTTATTCAAGGCAAAACCTTGACTGCTTCCTATTTAAAGGACTATCAATCTGAAATTGCTGAGGATTTATCGGCAATTTCAAATTATATATTTCCTCTTAAAGAAGGGCACAAGCAAGAACCTATAAAAATCAAAATGAGGATTTTTAAGGATGAATATTTTAAGAAGCTCGAGCAGATGTTGTTTCACATTCATCGAGGAGATATCTATGAAGCTAATCTTTGCCAAGAATTTTATGCAGAAAATTACAATCTTGACCCAGTAAATACTTTCTTTAAATTAACTGAAATATCCGAGGCGCCTTTTTCGGCTTATCTAAAGCTAGAGGATAAATACGTGATTTCCGCTTCACCTGAGCGGTATTTACAGCGTGTTGGTACGCAAGTGATATCACAACCAATTAAGGGGACTGCAAGGCGTTCAAATAACCCAGAAGAAGACCAAAAACTAAAGAATCAGCTTTCTGAAGATGAAAAGGAGCTGAGTGAAAATATTATGATTGTAGATATGGTGAGAAATGACCTTTCGCAAACATCGATTAAGGGTTCTGTAAAAGTTGAAGAACTCTGCAAAGTATACAGTTATAAGCAAGTGCATCAGATGATTTCGACCATTTCTTCTCAAGTTCATCCAGATGCAGATTCTGTAGAAATCATCAAAAGCACTTTCCCGATGGGAAGTATGACCGGTGCTCCAAAGATTTCGGCAATGAAAATCATCGAGCAATTAGAGGAAACTAAAAGAGGCTTGTATTCTGGTGCGATTGGGTATTTTGAGCCCAACGGCGATTTTGATTTTAATGTGGTTATCCGTTCGATATTATATAATAAGACCAAAAAGTATGTATCATTTTCCGTCGGTAGCGCTATCACGGCAAAGAGTGATGCTGATAAAGAATACGAGGAATGTCTGATAAAGGCAAAGGCGATGCGAGATGTTTTGGAAGGCAATTAG
- a CDS encoding ATP-dependent RNA helicase RhlE, protein MTFRDLNLNTPLYNALDDLGFENPTPIQEHAFSVVASGKDVVGIAQTGTGKTFAYMIPILRNLKFSKQENPRVLVIVPTRELVVQVVEEIEKLSKYINTRVLGVYGGTNINTQKQAVAQGQDIIVATPGRLFDLAVSRVLQLKSVNQLVIDEVDVMLDLGFRHQLINIFDILPPRRQNIMFSATMTEDVEVLINSYFVNPAKVSIAVSGTPLDNISQTKYSVPNYYTKVNLLKNLLRDREVFEKVLIFVAYKKIADRLFESLAEQFPNECAVIHSNKTQNYRLRSIEQLHSGEKRILVATDIMARGLDIEKITHVINFDTPIYPENYMHRIGRTGRAEKLGNSIVFTTEAEKDYLTGIESLMQMEIPSHEIPEDVEISTELAEEERPEAREHYNPIKYKDNERGEAFKEKSEKNKKENQGGSYRREIAKKYKKPKTRGDKNYNKRNKK, encoded by the coding sequence GTGACTTTTCGCGATTTAAATTTAAATACCCCACTTTACAACGCTCTAGATGATTTAGGATTTGAAAATCCTACTCCAATACAAGAGCATGCTTTTAGTGTGGTAGCATCTGGCAAGGATGTGGTTGGTATTGCCCAGACCGGTACCGGTAAGACTTTTGCTTATATGATTCCGATTTTACGGAATCTAAAATTTTCAAAACAAGAAAATCCTAGGGTTTTGGTGATTGTACCTACTAGAGAACTAGTGGTTCAGGTTGTTGAAGAGATTGAAAAACTTTCAAAATATATAAATACCCGGGTACTCGGTGTTTACGGAGGGACCAACATCAACACTCAAAAACAGGCAGTCGCCCAAGGACAAGATATTATTGTTGCAACACCAGGTCGTCTTTTTGACTTGGCGGTAAGCAGGGTTCTTCAACTTAAATCGGTTAACCAATTGGTGATTGATGAAGTAGATGTGATGCTAGATTTAGGTTTTAGACACCAACTGATAAATATTTTTGACATTCTGCCGCCAAGAAGACAGAACATCATGTTCTCTGCGACCATGACAGAAGATGTTGAAGTCTTAATTAATTCTTACTTTGTTAATCCGGCTAAGGTATCTATTGCGGTTTCAGGAACTCCGTTAGATAATATTTCCCAAACAAAATACTCGGTTCCAAATTATTATACCAAGGTGAATCTTTTAAAGAATCTTCTTAGAGACCGAGAAGTTTTTGAAAAAGTATTGATTTTTGTAGCCTATAAAAAAATTGCGGACCGCTTGTTCGAAAGCCTAGCTGAACAATTCCCTAATGAATGTGCCGTCATTCATTCCAATAAAACCCAAAATTATCGTTTAAGAAGTATCGAGCAACTTCATTCTGGAGAGAAAAGGATACTGGTAGCGACGGATATTATGGCAAGAGGATTGGATATTGAAAAAATTACCCATGTCATAAATTTTGATACTCCCATTTATCCTGAAAATTATATGCACAGAATCGGTAGAACCGGCCGTGCAGAGAAATTGGGTAATTCCATCGTTTTTACGACTGAAGCGGAAAAAGACTATTTAACGGGTATAGAAAGTCTCATGCAAATGGAAATTCCGTCACACGAAATTCCTGAAGACGTTGAGATTTCCACCGAACTTGCAGAAGAAGAAAGACCAGAGGCTCGAGAACACTACAATCCTATAAAATATAAGGATAACGAAAGAGGTGAAGCTTTTAAAGAGAAAAGCGAAAAAAATAAAAAAGAAAATCAAGGCGGTTCTTATCGAAGGGAAATTGCCAAAAAGTATAAAAAGCCTAAAACACGGGGCGATAAAAACTATAATAAACGAAACAAAAAATAG
- a CDS encoding MotA/TolQ/ExbB proton channel family protein: protein MNFLATLPNQFILVNPFVDRFNEGGPFLMSLILISLILSIYFMFRIGKNLKKDEREYKKYLSLCGEAGLLALVLGIFGSVIGLIEAFDAIESINSTESTAMMAGGLKVSLLTMVFGSLTFIISRIAIIIFKWIRNSHFDTVSVD from the coding sequence ATGAACTTTTTAGCAACACTTCCGAATCAATTTATTTTAGTAAATCCATTTGTAGATAGGTTTAACGAAGGTGGTCCATTTTTAATGTCGCTGATATTAATCAGCCTTATTCTCTCAATCTACTTTATGTTCCGAATCGGTAAGAATCTTAAAAAAGACGAACGGGAATATAAAAAGTATCTATCACTTTGTGGTGAAGCGGGATTGTTGGCGTTAGTATTAGGCATTTTCGGTTCGGTAATTGGGCTGATAGAGGCGTTTGATGCCATAGAAAGTATTAATAGTACCGAATCCACTGCAATGATGGCCGGTGGGCTTAAAGTGTCTTTGCTTACGATGGTTTTTGGATCATTAACCTTTATCATTTCCCGAATTGCCATTATAATCTTTAAATGGATTCGTAATAGCCATTTCGATACTGTGAGCGTTGATTAA
- a CDS encoding two component transcriptional regulator, LytTR family → MNRSVNCIIVDDESLAREIIESHLSKIEGIKVVAQCKNALEAFSIIQKSKIDLVFLDINMPEISGISFAESINSDIKIIFTTAYRDYAVEGFELRAVDYLLKPISFERLLKAINAYFNIHKSIDINDKNETKESDLLFVRADRKMVRIDFSDILYIESLSDYIKIHTKEKSIVTRENISTIEEKLPSKDFIRIHRSFIVSTSKITSFTNEFISIEGQDLTISRTYKKQVLKFLEDFN, encoded by the coding sequence ATGAATCGTAGTGTTAACTGTATTATAGTTGATGACGAATCTTTAGCGAGAGAGATAATCGAGTCGCATCTTTCAAAAATTGAAGGTATTAAGGTTGTTGCCCAATGCAAGAATGCGCTTGAAGCTTTTAGCATTATTCAAAAATCGAAGATAGATTTGGTGTTTTTGGATATCAATATGCCTGAAATATCCGGTATCTCCTTTGCTGAATCAATAAATAGCGACATAAAGATAATTTTTACGACCGCTTATCGCGATTATGCGGTTGAAGGTTTTGAACTTAGAGCGGTAGATTATTTACTAAAGCCAATTTCTTTCGAAAGACTTTTAAAAGCCATTAACGCCTATTTCAACATTCACAAATCCATTGATATTAACGATAAAAATGAAACTAAGGAAAGTGATCTTTTGTTCGTCAGAGCCGACCGTAAAATGGTAAGGATAGACTTTTCAGATATTCTCTATATTGAAAGCTTGAGCGATTATATAAAAATTCATACTAAAGAAAAGAGCATCGTTACCCGAGAAAACATTTCGACCATCGAAGAAAAATTACCTTCCAAAGATTTTATTAGAATCCATCGTTCCTTCATTGTGTCGACCTCTAAAATCACATCCTTTACCAATGAATTTATATCCATTGAAGGTCAAGATTTAACCATCAGCAGAACTTACAAAAAGCAAGTTCTAAAATTCCTGGAAGATTTTAATTAG
- a CDS encoding dihydrolipoamide dehydrogenase: MNKYDVAVIGSGPGGYVAAIRCAQLGMKTAIIEKYPTLGGTCLNVGCIPSKAMLDSSHHYEDAIKHFEEHGIDIPGEIKVNLKQMIARKQSVVDQTTDGIVYLMKKNKIDVYEGVGSFKDATHITISGKEELEIEADKIIIATGSKPASLPFIKLDKERIITSTEALALKEIPKHMLVIGAGVIGLELGQVYNRLGSEVTVIEYMDRIIPTMDSGLSKELNKVLKKQKMNINVSHKVKSVERNGDEVIVKADNKKGEEVEFKGDYCLVSVGRRPYTANLNAEAAGVKLDERGRVEVNEHLQTSAKNIYAIGDVVQGVMLAHKASEEGVMVAEIMAGQKPHIDYNLIPGVVYTWPEVASIGKTEEELKESGADYKVGQFPMRALGRSRASMDLDGFVKILADAKTDEILGVHMIGARAADMIAEAVVAMEYRASAEDVARMSHAHPTFIEAIKEAALAVDDRALHI; the protein is encoded by the coding sequence ATGAATAAATATGATGTAGCCGTTATTGGCTCTGGACCTGGTGGATATGTTGCGGCAATAAGATGTGCCCAACTTGGAATGAAAACGGCAATTATTGAAAAATATCCTACTCTTGGTGGGACCTGCCTTAATGTTGGTTGTATCCCGAGTAAGGCCATGCTAGATTCTTCTCACCATTACGAAGATGCCATTAAACATTTTGAGGAACATGGTATTGATATTCCAGGAGAAATTAAAGTCAACTTAAAACAAATGATTGCCAGAAAGCAATCTGTAGTTGACCAAACGACTGACGGGATTGTATATCTAATGAAGAAAAATAAAATCGACGTCTATGAAGGTGTTGGTAGCTTTAAGGATGCTACGCATATTACAATTTCTGGCAAGGAAGAGCTAGAGATTGAAGCCGATAAAATAATTATCGCGACTGGTAGCAAGCCTGCAAGTCTTCCTTTTATAAAATTGGACAAAGAGCGAATCATCACCTCTACGGAAGCCCTAGCGCTTAAAGAAATTCCTAAACATATGTTGGTTATTGGTGCTGGTGTTATCGGTTTAGAATTAGGGCAGGTCTATAATAGACTCGGTTCTGAAGTAACCGTAATAGAATACATGGATAGAATTATCCCTACCATGGATAGCGGTCTTTCGAAGGAATTAAATAAAGTCCTGAAGAAGCAAAAAATGAATATCAATGTTTCCCATAAAGTTAAATCGGTTGAAAGAAATGGCGACGAGGTCATTGTGAAAGCTGATAATAAAAAAGGAGAAGAAGTTGAATTTAAAGGTGATTATTGTTTGGTATCAGTGGGGAGAAGACCTTATACCGCTAATTTAAATGCCGAAGCAGCCGGAGTTAAGCTGGATGAACGTGGAAGGGTCGAAGTAAACGAGCATTTACAGACTTCAGCAAAAAATATCTATGCAATTGGAGATGTGGTACAAGGTGTGATGTTGGCACATAAAGCTTCGGAAGAAGGTGTTATGGTGGCGGAAATTATGGCCGGTCAAAAACCACATATCGATTATAATCTAATCCCAGGGGTTGTTTATACCTGGCCTGAAGTTGCTTCAATCGGAAAGACCGAAGAAGAATTAAAAGAATCGGGTGCTGATTATAAAGTTGGTCAATTCCCGATGCGCGCGTTGGGTAGGAGTAGAGCTAGTATGGACCTTGATGGATTTGTAAAGATTTTGGCAGATGCTAAAACCGATGAAATTTTAGGTGTTCATATGATTGGAGCAAGAGCAGCAGATATGATTGCGGAAGCTGTTGTTGCAATGGAATATCGAGCGAGCGCAGAAGATGTAGCCCGTATGTCTCATGCACATCCAACGTTTATCGAAGCAATCAAGGAAGCGGCACTTGCGGTTGACGATCGTGCTCTTCATATTTAG